In Candidatus Paceibacterota bacterium, one genomic interval encodes:
- a CDS encoding phosphodiester glycosidase family protein, with translation MKRRTALPLAGVAWLLTACCASATITLDPWVPMYRGIEFAAGEADASEVRQHKVFALRVDLSDPTVEFFSTPAGGEPPWETIGQTTTTFVQTYGVSVGVNANFFSPVSTIPDDPRELSGLAVSRGDIVSTFANGRPAVLISKGNQASFAQTAPPSLANVWTAVAGSDLVLINGVAQLQGCTTSFCNENPRTAVGLSPEGRYFYLMVIDGRRAGWSDGATLYETGQWLLRLGAWNGLNLDGGGSTAMARLTNGAAVLLNRPSGGVQRVNGNHLGVFAQPLAPAIVTQPFSQSVPLWQSAAFSVEAAGAPTLRYQWRFNGTDLPGATGGNYAIAVVQLADAGSYSVVVSNAFGWVASSNAVLSVIPPASPVITAGNNDFGQLDVPAAATNLIAIAAGGWHSLALRDDGTVLAWGANFDGQASVPESLTNAVVIAAGDYHNLALGADGKVVAWGADDYGQSTVPDDLGEVWSLAAGTWHSLALQRDGHVVAWGDDSVGQVSVPPGLSNVVRIAAGGNHSLAVTADGAVVAWGENLDAEGNPAGQSLAPLGLSNVVGIAAGSWHSLALNAEGGITGWGDDDFGQATTPAGLSNAVAIAAGALHSVALRPDGSAVSWGSNWQGQCALPAGATGLSAIAAGNYHTLALVGVGSETGRLFGPQRREGVFSVLLQTDMAGRYSLEQTDSLASPTWTALPPLNGNGAVLQFTDPHATNSHRFYRVRRW, from the coding sequence ATGAAACGAAGAACTGCGCTCCCGCTGGCGGGAGTGGCGTGGTTGCTCACGGCGTGCTGTGCCTCAGCGACAATCACACTCGATCCCTGGGTGCCGATGTACCGGGGCATCGAGTTTGCCGCCGGCGAGGCGGACGCCAGCGAGGTGCGCCAGCATAAAGTATTCGCCCTGCGAGTGGACCTCAGCGATCCGACGGTTGAGTTCTTTTCGACCCCCGCCGGCGGCGAGCCGCCGTGGGAGACCATCGGGCAGACCACCACCACGTTCGTTCAAACCTATGGCGTTTCGGTGGGCGTGAACGCGAACTTCTTCTCACCGGTCAGCACGATACCGGATGACCCGCGTGAGCTGAGCGGCTTGGCGGTTTCCCGGGGGGACATCGTGTCCACGTTCGCGAACGGCCGTCCGGCGGTGCTGATTTCGAAGGGCAACCAGGCGAGCTTTGCGCAGACCGCGCCGCCCAGCCTGGCCAACGTGTGGACGGCGGTGGCCGGATCGGACCTGGTCCTCATCAACGGCGTGGCGCAACTCCAAGGCTGCACCACCTCGTTCTGCAACGAGAACCCGCGCACCGCGGTGGGCCTGTCGCCGGAGGGGCGCTACTTCTACCTGATGGTGATTGATGGCCGGCGCGCGGGGTGGAGCGACGGGGCGACGCTTTACGAGACGGGGCAATGGCTGCTGCGCCTGGGGGCGTGGAACGGCCTGAATCTGGATGGCGGCGGCTCGACGGCCATGGCCCGGCTGACCAATGGCGCGGCGGTGCTTCTCAACCGGCCGAGCGGCGGCGTGCAGCGGGTGAACGGAAATCACCTCGGCGTGTTCGCCCAGCCCCTGGCGCCGGCCATCGTCACGCAACCTTTTAGCCAGAGCGTGCCATTGTGGCAATCGGCCGCGTTCAGCGTGGAGGCAGCGGGCGCGCCAACGCTGCGCTACCAGTGGCGTTTCAACGGGACCGACCTCCCGGGCGCGACCGGCGGCAATTACGCGATCGCCGTGGTGCAACTGGCGGACGCCGGGAGCTATTCCGTGGTGGTTTCCAATGCCTTTGGCTGGGTGGCCAGCTCCAACGCGGTGTTGTCGGTTATCCCGCCGGCCTCGCCGGTGATAACGGCCGGGAACAATGACTTTGGGCAGCTCGATGTGCCCGCGGCGGCAACCAACCTGATAGCCATAGCGGCGGGCGGCTGGCACAGCCTGGCCTTGCGGGACGACGGAACGGTGCTGGCGTGGGGGGCGAATTTCGATGGCCAGGCGTCTGTCCCGGAGAGTCTGACGAACGCGGTAGTCATCGCCGCGGGGGATTACCACAACCTGGCTTTGGGTGCCGACGGAAAGGTCGTGGCCTGGGGCGCGGATGACTACGGTCAAAGCACCGTGCCGGATGACCTGGGCGAAGTGTGGTCGCTGGCGGCCGGGACATGGCACAGTCTGGCGTTGCAGCGGGACGGCCATGTCGTGGCGTGGGGCGATGACAGCGTTGGCCAGGTGTCCGTCCCGCCGGGGTTGTCGAATGTGGTGAGGATTGCGGCGGGGGGCAATCACAGCCTCGCCGTGACGGCGGACGGGGCGGTCGTGGCGTGGGGCGAGAACCTGGATGCGGAAGGGAATCCTGCGGGGCAATCCTTGGCGCCCTTGGGCTTGAGCAACGTGGTTGGAATCGCGGCCGGCTCGTGGCACAGCCTGGCGCTGAATGCGGAGGGGGGGATCACCGGTTGGGGCGATGACGATTTCGGCCAGGCAACAACACCGGCCGGCCTGTCCAATGCGGTGGCCATTGCGGCCGGCGCGCTGCACAGCGTGGCGCTGCGCCCGGACGGCAGCGCGGTGTCGTGGGGGAGCAACTGGCAGGGACAATGCGCGCTGCCGGCGGGCGCGACCGGTTTGAGTGCGATCGCGGCGGGGAACTATCACACGCTGGCATTGGTGGGAGTTGGTTCGGAAACCGGCAGGCTCTTTGGGCCACAGCGGCGGGAGGGCGTGTTCTCGGTGCTGCTGCAAACCGATATGGCCGGACGATACAGCCTCGAGCAGACAGACTCGCTCGCGTCGCCCACCTGGACGGCGCTCCCGCCCCTGAACGGCAACGGCGCGGTCCT
- the tig gene encoding trigger factor: MTVESLSPCKKLMRVEVEAQKVDETFEAVAKDFRREANLPGFRPGKAPREMVLRKYEKDIEEETKKKLISESYQQAVKEQKLEVVGYPDIEEIQFVRGQPLQFAATVETVPEFTLPEYKGLPVRREIRSVTDADVDRALNLLREQRVSYKTVERPVQTGDVAVVSYTGTCDGKPITEIAPTAKGLTEQKNFWVEVSSTSFIPGFADQLVGAKASDKRSVTVDFPADFVTPQLAGKKGVYEVEVVEVKEKFPPPLDDALAKAYGAENLEKLREGVRRDLENELKFKEEKTLRTEVLRALMGRVSFELPEAAVARETRNVVYDLVSENAKRGVPRQVIEQQKDQIYSAATRNAKERVKLQFLLQKIAEKEDIKVPEEEIVQRIHYLAGLYQIPPQKFLKDLQKRGGVIEVFDEIMNEKVISFLQKNAKIEDAAPDAPAANPS; this comes from the coding sequence GTGACCGTAGAAAGTTTGAGTCCGTGCAAGAAGCTCATGCGGGTGGAAGTCGAGGCCCAGAAGGTGGATGAGACCTTCGAGGCCGTGGCCAAGGATTTCCGGCGCGAGGCGAATCTGCCCGGGTTTCGGCCCGGCAAAGCGCCGCGCGAGATGGTGCTGCGCAAATACGAGAAAGACATCGAGGAGGAAACAAAGAAGAAACTCATCTCCGAGTCCTACCAGCAGGCGGTCAAGGAGCAGAAGCTCGAGGTGGTGGGCTATCCCGACATCGAGGAGATTCAATTCGTACGCGGCCAGCCGCTGCAATTTGCGGCCACCGTGGAAACGGTCCCGGAGTTCACGCTGCCCGAATACAAGGGCCTGCCCGTCCGGCGCGAAATCCGGTCGGTGACCGACGCGGACGTTGACCGCGCGCTCAACCTGCTGCGCGAGCAGCGGGTCAGCTACAAGACCGTCGAGCGCCCCGTTCAGACCGGCGACGTGGCCGTCGTCAGTTACACCGGCACCTGCGACGGCAAACCGATCACCGAGATCGCCCCCACCGCCAAGGGGCTTACGGAGCAAAAGAACTTCTGGGTGGAGGTCAGCTCCACTTCCTTCATTCCCGGGTTTGCCGACCAGCTCGTCGGCGCGAAGGCCAGCGACAAGCGCTCGGTGACCGTGGATTTCCCGGCCGATTTTGTGACCCCCCAGCTCGCCGGCAAGAAGGGCGTTTACGAGGTCGAAGTGGTGGAGGTGAAGGAGAAGTTTCCGCCGCCGCTGGACGACGCGCTGGCCAAGGCCTACGGGGCCGAGAATCTGGAGAAACTCAGGGAGGGCGTGCGCCGGGACCTGGAGAATGAGCTGAAGTTCAAAGAAGAGAAGACGCTGCGCACCGAGGTGCTGCGCGCCTTGATGGGACGCGTTTCCTTCGAGCTGCCGGAAGCGGCGGTCGCCCGCGAGACACGCAATGTGGTCTATGACCTCGTGAGCGAGAATGCCAAGCGCGGTGTCCCGCGCCAGGTGATCGAGCAGCAGAAGGACCAAATCTATTCCGCCGCGACCCGCAACGCCAAAGAGCGGGTGAAACTGCAGTTCCTCCTGCAGAAGATTGCCGAGAAGGAAGACATCAAGGTTCCCGAGGAGGAGATCGTCCAGCGAATTCACTACCTGGCCGGCCTGTACCAAATCCCGCCGCAGAAGTTCCTCAAGGACCTGCAGAAGCGCGGCGGCGTAATCGAGGTCTTTGACGAGATCATGAACGAGAAGGTTATCTCCTTCCTCCAGAAGAACGCGAAGATCGAGGACGCAGCGCCCGACGCGCCCGCGGCGAACCCGAGCTGA
- a CDS encoding DUF1254 domain-containing protein yields MQANTIRIIAALLISVSWLTAASADDERPVRVTVDNFRRAESDTYFARFVRDGGFGKFKHERELAPIDRQTVIRLNRDTLYSFGVFDLDAGPVKVTLPDAGKRYMAVQVIDQDQYVPDVFYAPGTRTLTKEKAGTRYVCLAIRTFVNPNDAADIKAVHALQDAIKLEQKAVGKFEMPDWDGASLTKVREALLAVAAANGGIDSARMFGRKGEVDPVQHLIGTAAGWGGNPPTAALYAGAEPEQNDGKTVYRLTVKDVPVDGFWSVSVYNKDGYFEKNARDAYTVNNVTAKPNADGSVTIQFGGNEIAPNCIPIMPGWNYVVRMYRPQKEILDGTWKFPEAQPVK; encoded by the coding sequence ATGCAAGCGAATACGATTCGAATTATCGCGGCGCTTCTCATCTCGGTGAGTTGGTTGACGGCGGCGTCCGCGGACGACGAGAGGCCCGTGCGCGTGACGGTCGATAACTTCCGCCGCGCCGAGTCCGACACGTACTTCGCGCGGTTCGTGCGGGACGGCGGCTTCGGCAAGTTCAAACACGAGCGGGAACTCGCCCCGATCGACCGCCAGACGGTGATCCGGCTGAACCGGGACACCTTGTACTCGTTCGGGGTGTTCGACCTCGACGCCGGGCCGGTCAAGGTCACGCTCCCGGACGCCGGCAAACGGTACATGGCGGTGCAGGTCATCGACCAGGATCAGTATGTGCCGGACGTGTTCTACGCGCCGGGAACTCGCACGCTCACGAAAGAGAAGGCCGGCACGCGGTACGTGTGCTTGGCGATCCGGACGTTCGTGAATCCCAACGACGCGGCGGACATCAAAGCGGTCCACGCCCTCCAGGACGCGATCAAACTCGAGCAGAAGGCGGTGGGCAAGTTCGAAATGCCCGACTGGGACGGGGCGTCGCTGACGAAGGTACGCGAGGCGCTGCTGGCGGTGGCGGCCGCCAACGGCGGCATCGACTCGGCGCGGATGTTCGGGCGGAAGGGCGAGGTCGATCCGGTCCAGCACCTGATCGGCACGGCCGCCGGCTGGGGCGGGAACCCGCCGACCGCCGCCCTCTATGCCGGCGCCGAGCCGGAGCAGAACGACGGCAAGACGGTGTACCGGCTGACAGTCAAGGACGTGCCGGTCGACGGGTTCTGGTCGGTCAGCGTGTACAACAAGGACGGCTACTTCGAGAAGAACGCACGGGACGCCTACACGGTGAACAATGTCACCGCCAAGCCGAACGCGGACGGTTCGGTGACGATCCAGTTTGGCGGCAACGAGATCGCGCCGAATTGCATTCCCATCATGCCGGGCTGGAACTACGTCGTCCGAATGTACCGCCCGCAGAAGGAAATCCTGGACGGCACCTGGAAGTTCCCGGAGGCCCAGCCGGTGAAGTGA
- a CDS encoding YIP1 family protein produces MEEPPPVQETPPDASQPPAMSLAARLLNVFAIPGEVFEGVKASRFSVGNWLVPALLLAVVGVFTSVVVVSQASFQQQMRERIEKQARALEEQVQAGKVQRVEADRALAFTRAITQPPVLKVLGGAAAAALSFARVFWWALILWLLGRAFLKLQLDYLKTLEVAGLALMISVLGGVVTLLLTVNLPQLFTAPSLALGVSDFDASRKGRLLLGVTNGFSFWLVGVLAAGLARLAGVPFLRAAWFVFAAWVIQESCLVLLGGALGQFVL; encoded by the coding sequence ATGGAAGAGCCTCCACCGGTCCAGGAAACCCCGCCGGACGCCTCGCAGCCGCCGGCGATGTCCCTCGCCGCGCGGTTGCTGAATGTGTTTGCCATTCCGGGCGAGGTGTTCGAGGGGGTCAAGGCCAGCCGCTTCTCCGTGGGGAACTGGCTCGTGCCCGCGTTGCTGCTGGCGGTGGTGGGGGTGTTCACCTCGGTTGTAGTTGTGTCGCAGGCGTCTTTCCAACAGCAGATGCGCGAGCGGATCGAGAAGCAGGCCAGGGCGCTGGAAGAACAGGTGCAGGCGGGCAAGGTGCAGCGGGTCGAGGCGGACCGCGCGCTGGCGTTTACGCGGGCGATCACCCAGCCGCCGGTGCTGAAGGTGCTGGGGGGCGCGGCCGCGGCGGCCTTGAGCTTCGCCCGGGTGTTTTGGTGGGCCTTGATCCTGTGGCTGCTCGGCCGGGCGTTCCTGAAGCTGCAACTGGATTATCTCAAGACCCTGGAGGTAGCGGGGTTGGCGCTGATGATCAGCGTGCTGGGAGGGGTGGTGACGTTGCTGCTGACGGTGAACTTGCCCCAGCTTTTCACCGCGCCGAGCCTGGCGCTGGGGGTGAGTGACTTTGACGCCAGCCGCAAGGGGCGGTTGCTGCTGGGCGTCACTAATGGTTTTTCCTTCTGGCTGGTCGGAGTGCTGGCGGCTGGCCTGGCCCGGCTGGCGGGGGTGCCGTTTCTCCGGGCGGCGTGGTTTGTGTTCGCCGCGTGGGTCATCCAGGAATCCTGCCTGGTCCTGTTGGGCGGAGCGCTGGGGCAATTCGTGCTGTAG
- the proC gene encoding pyrroline-5-carboxylate reductase: protein MSAKLTIGFLGAGKMATALGRGFIRAGLVSAKHVMASDLSAAARAAFERETGARTTPSNRAVLRFAEVLVLAVKPDQAAGVLADIRADFTGKHLLISIAAGVTLARLEAGLDAGARLIRVMPNTPALVGTSAAGFALGKSARPQDAELVQRLFAAVGLAFQLKESLLDAVTGLSGSGPAYVYLFIEGLSDGGVAAGLPRDVATRLAAQTVLGSAKMVLETGLHPGALKDMVTSPGGTTIEGVHELEKGKLRGTLISAVRAATEKSRKLGQA, encoded by the coding sequence ATGTCCGCAAAGCTCACCATTGGGTTTCTTGGCGCCGGCAAGATGGCCACGGCGCTCGGCAGAGGCTTCATCCGGGCGGGACTCGTCTCCGCGAAGCACGTCATGGCCAGCGACCTCAGCGCCGCCGCCCGCGCCGCCTTTGAGCGGGAGACCGGCGCGAGGACGACCCCTTCCAACCGGGCGGTGCTGAGGTTCGCCGAGGTGCTGGTGCTGGCGGTCAAGCCGGACCAGGCCGCCGGAGTGCTGGCCGACATCCGCGCCGATTTCACCGGCAAGCACCTCCTGATCTCCATCGCCGCGGGCGTGACGTTGGCCCGGTTGGAAGCCGGGTTGGACGCGGGAGCGCGGCTCATCCGCGTGATGCCGAACACGCCGGCGCTGGTTGGAACGTCAGCTGCTGGTTTTGCGCTGGGCAAATCGGCTCGGCCGCAGGATGCCGAGTTGGTGCAACGGCTCTTTGCCGCCGTTGGGCTGGCCTTTCAGCTCAAGGAATCGCTGCTGGACGCGGTCACGGGCTTGAGCGGCAGCGGGCCGGCTTATGTGTATTTGTTCATCGAGGGCCTGAGCGACGGCGGCGTGGCAGCGGGACTGCCGCGCGACGTGGCCACCCGGCTCGCGGCCCAGACTGTCCTGGGCAGCGCGAAGATGGTGCTGGAAACGGGCTTGCATCCCGGCGCGCTCAAAGACATGGTCACCAGCCCCGGGGGCACGACCATCGAGGGCGTGCACGAATTGGAGAAGGGCAAACTGCGCGGCACGCTGATCAGCGCCGTCCGCGCGGCGACCGAGAAATCAAGAAAACTGGGCCAGGCTTAG